In one window of Helicobacter sp. MIT 21-1697 DNA:
- a CDS encoding ABC transporter ATP-binding protein: MLHIQNATFARKSCEILKNISLHISEGEILSILGRNGAGKTTLIKCIVGLLQWNKGESKLFDKPLKAYTHKHIWQLISYVPQAKAHIFDINVLDMVLLGLNPFVMTKPQAAHLELAKNTLESLSLTHLLDKTCFELSGGELQMVLFARALVKKPKILILDEPESNLDFANQKIILETLKKLSQQGCAIILNTHFPAHAAYLSHKALLLYKMSSSFTSHSNALFGNAQNILTQEHLSALYNVPVCMDSNAHKEYVLRI, translated from the coding sequence ATGCTTCACATACAAAATGCAACATTTGCTAGAAAATCTTGTGAGATTCTCAAAAATATCTCTTTACACATTTCAGAGGGCGAAATTTTAAGTATTTTAGGACGCAATGGCGCAGGTAAAACGACCTTGATTAAATGTATCGTGGGATTATTACAATGGAATAAGGGTGAGAGCAAACTTTTTGACAAACCGCTCAAAGCCTACACGCATAAACACATATGGCAACTTATCTCTTATGTGCCTCAAGCAAAGGCACATATTTTTGATATTAATGTGCTTGATATGGTTTTGCTCGGCTTAAATCCTTTTGTGATGACAAAGCCACAAGCAGCACATTTAGAGCTAGCCAAAAATACTTTGGAATCCCTATCTCTCACGCATTTACTAGATAAAACTTGCTTTGAATTAAGTGGAGGGGAGCTTCAAATGGTGCTTTTTGCACGAGCATTAGTCAAAAAACCAAAGATTCTTATACTTGATGAGCCAGAATCTAACCTTGATTTTGCGAATCAAAAAATCATACTTGAAACGCTTAAAAAACTCTCCCAACAAGGCTGTGCAATTATCTTAAATACGCATTTTCCCGCACACGCTGCCTATCTTTCACATAAAGCCCTTTTGCTTTATAAGATGAGCTCATCTTTTACATCACACTCTAATGCCCTCTTTGGTAACGCACAAAACATACTCACACAAGAGCATTTA
- a CDS encoding FecCD family ABC transporter permease produces MTSFKSASIYIVALSAVLLCAIFSLSVGRYTLSIGEVIASLMGEGDEIQTHIIFSFRLPRVLLAIVVGAGLSVAGVAFQSLFRNPLATPDILGVTSGASFGAVLGLLLGLSMSYIGIIGFMCGIASLALVVLIGYNKHIPYETTTMILSGVIISAFFQSLIGIVKYIADPQDTLPTITYWLLGSLDVNVQAHTLFSALGILLGMLILFIVRWKCNALMLPDDEAKSLGINLNSLRCAVIFASTMIVTCAVSICGVIGWIGLLVPHIARLLIGNENSKLIPLSIIIGALFLLLIDTLSRTLSSEQIPISILTSLVGVPFFIYILRKNARR; encoded by the coding sequence ATGACATCTTTTAAAAGTGCAAGTATTTATATTGTAGCGTTGAGTGCTGTGCTGCTATGTGCCATTTTTTCTTTGAGTGTAGGTCGCTATACTCTTTCTATTGGCGAAGTTATCGCTTCGCTTATGGGAGAGGGAGATGAGATACAAACACACATTATCTTTTCTTTTCGTCTGCCGCGAGTGCTTTTAGCCATTGTAGTAGGAGCGGGATTAAGCGTAGCAGGAGTGGCATTTCAAAGTCTATTTCGCAATCCCCTTGCCACGCCCGATATTTTAGGCGTTACAAGCGGGGCAAGTTTTGGGGCTGTGTTAGGACTGCTTTTGGGATTGAGTATGAGCTATATTGGTATTATAGGCTTTATGTGTGGCATTGCCTCGCTCGCGCTTGTCGTGCTTATAGGTTATAATAAACATATACCCTATGAAACTACCACGATGATTCTAAGTGGTGTCATCATAAGCGCATTCTTTCAAAGCCTCATTGGTATTGTAAAATACATTGCTGACCCGCAAGATACGCTCCCCACGATTACCTATTGGCTTTTAGGCTCATTAGATGTAAATGTTCAGGCACACACGCTTTTTAGCGCATTAGGGATTCTCTTAGGTATGCTTATTCTCTTTATTGTGCGTTGGAAATGTAATGCGCTTATGCTGCCTGATGATGAAGCCAAAAGCTTAGGCATAAATCTCAATAGCTTGCGTTGTGCAGTGATTTTTGCAAGCACAATGATTGTAACGTGTGCAGTGAGCATATGCGGTGTGATTGGTTGGATAGGATTACTCGTGCCACATATTGCGAGATTACTTATAGGGAATGAAAATTCAAAGCTTATTCCTCTAAGCATTATCATCGGGGCTTTGTTCTTATTGCTCATTGATACCCTCTCACGCACACTCTCAAGTGAGCAAATCCCTATTTCAATTCTTACTTCGCTTGTTGGTGTGCCATTTTTTATTTATATCTTACGCAAAAATGCGAGGAGGTAG